A genomic segment from Candidatus Eisenbacteria bacterium encodes:
- a CDS encoding magnesium transporter CorA family protein, with amino-acid sequence MKQEFTVKEGRVVQAAPGEGTVRVYGAPTDEERREILATTGIDGYTLASVLDPEEIPRVEVEDDYLLLIWKRPTPAMFREGQAFRVSSMGALLHQGRLTFITADEAPDLGRVRTRSIDSLNELLLRELLSTVRHFSEHLRVIQEIARDIQRKLNASIGNEHLLRMFALTEGLIYYLTAVEGNGGALGRLKASSDRLKCSEEDQRILEDLIIENAQCARQAAIYSDVLSSLMDARGAIINNNMNVLLRNLTLINVVFLPLGVLASVGGMSEFTMMTGSARDMHGPPWWVTYPAFLLVLALIGFVTWWLLRRWMERTMGRSFPPNP; translated from the coding sequence GTGAAGCAGGAGTTCACCGTGAAGGAGGGCCGGGTCGTGCAGGCCGCGCCCGGAGAAGGAACGGTGCGCGTCTACGGCGCGCCCACCGACGAGGAGCGGCGAGAGATCCTCGCCACGACCGGGATCGACGGGTACACCCTCGCGTCGGTTCTGGATCCCGAGGAGATCCCCCGCGTGGAGGTGGAGGACGACTACCTGCTCCTGATCTGGAAGCGACCCACCCCTGCGATGTTCCGGGAAGGGCAAGCGTTTCGCGTTTCCTCGATGGGCGCACTGCTCCATCAGGGCCGGCTGACCTTCATCACCGCGGACGAAGCTCCGGATCTCGGACGGGTCCGGACCCGGTCCATCGACTCCTTGAACGAGCTCCTGCTGCGCGAGCTCCTGAGCACGGTGCGTCACTTCAGCGAGCACCTCCGGGTCATCCAGGAGATCGCCCGCGACATCCAGAGGAAGCTCAACGCCTCGATCGGAAACGAGCATCTCCTCCGGATGTTCGCGCTCACCGAAGGGCTGATCTACTACCTCACCGCCGTGGAAGGAAACGGAGGGGCGCTGGGCCGCCTCAAGGCATCCTCCGATCGTCTGAAGTGTTCCGAGGAGGATCAGCGGATCCTGGAAGATCTCATCATCGAGAACGCCCAGTGCGCGCGGCAGGCGGCCATCTACTCGGACGTCCTCTCGAGCCTGATGGACGCCCGAGGAGCCATCATCAACAACAACATGAACGTCCTTCTGAGAAACCTCACGCTGATCAACGTCGTGTTCCTTCCCCTGGGAGTGCTCGCGAGCGTCGGGGGGATGTCCGAGTTCACGATGATGACGGGGTCGGCGCGGGACATGCACGGCCCTCCGTGGTGGGTCACGTACCCGGCGTTTCTCCTGGTGCTCGCCCTCATCGGGTTCGTCACGTGGTGGCTGCTCCGGCGCTGGATGGAGCGGACGATGGGGCGGTCGTTCCCTCCGAATCCTTGA